Proteins from a genomic interval of Rhodopseudomonas julia:
- a CDS encoding ABC transporter ATP-binding protein, with amino-acid sequence MQAEVRFDHVTCMFGSVIAVDDVTFDIAEGEFFTLLGPSGSGKTTCLRMVAGFQYPTSGHVYIHGKDDTRLPPFERDVNTVFQDYALFPHMSVSDNVAYGLMVRGVGKKVRRKQAEEMLELVRLGGYGHRRPIELSGGQRQRVALARALINRPRVLLLDEPLGALDQKLREEMQVELKELQREVGITFVFVTHDQTEALSMSDRLAVFNKGRVEQIGTPQEVYDRPLTRFVASFVGASNIVEGRLAERLFGSSEPVSIRPEKIVLSRDGEGVPATIREVNFIGAATRYRIAVEGVEEAALLVTSPNVLTGDNAFAVGTPVRLAWAEGTTQALK; translated from the coding sequence ATGCAAGCCGAGGTGCGCTTCGATCACGTGACCTGCATGTTCGGCTCCGTGATAGCCGTCGACGACGTGACCTTCGACATTGCCGAGGGAGAGTTCTTCACTCTTCTGGGGCCGTCCGGCTCCGGCAAGACGACCTGCCTCAGGATGGTCGCCGGCTTTCAATATCCGACGTCGGGTCACGTTTACATTCATGGGAAGGACGACACCCGGTTGCCGCCGTTCGAGCGCGACGTCAACACGGTGTTTCAGGACTATGCCCTGTTCCCGCATATGAGCGTCTCCGACAACGTCGCCTATGGGCTGATGGTGCGTGGCGTCGGCAAGAAAGTGCGGCGCAAACAGGCGGAAGAGATGCTCGAACTCGTCCGCCTCGGAGGCTACGGGCACCGCCGTCCGATCGAACTTTCAGGCGGCCAGCGCCAGCGTGTGGCGCTCGCCCGCGCCCTCATCAACCGTCCGCGTGTTCTGCTTCTCGATGAGCCTCTCGGTGCGCTTGACCAGAAACTGCGCGAAGAGATGCAGGTGGAATTGAAGGAGCTGCAGCGCGAGGTCGGCATCACCTTCGTCTTCGTCACGCACGACCAGACGGAGGCGCTGTCGATGTCGGATCGTCTCGCCGTCTTCAACAAGGGCCGCGTGGAGCAGATCGGAACTCCGCAGGAGGTCTATGACCGACCGCTGACCCGCTTCGTCGCCTCGTTTGTCGGTGCGTCCAACATCGTCGAAGGGCGTCTCGCCGAGCGGCTTTTCGGCAGTTCTGAGCCAGTTTCGATCCGTCCGGAAAAGATCGTTCTGTCGCGCGACGGGGAGGGCGTTCCCGCCACCATTCGAGAGGTCAACTTCATCGGAGCCGCTACGCGCTACCGCATCGCCGTCGAAGGTGTGGAGGAGGCCGCGCTTCTCGTCACCTCGCCCAATGTTCTCACCGGAGACAACGCCTTTGCTGTCGGCACGCCAGTCCGCCTCGCCTGGGCGGAGGGCACGACGCAGGCGCTGAAATGA
- a CDS encoding ABC transporter permease: MTGPSVSPAETLTPPSGDAGGSAPGIGRRISRWFYGRPGVFLLLLLLPPLLWLGIVYVGSLFALLLNSFFAVDPFTGMVKYELTLATWKQLFTLANLDIIMRTVTMAACVTIGAAIIGFPLAHYMARYAGPRIKGLLYLAVMLPLWSSYLVRLYAWKLILAKEGIISWIAAHTGLSWLLDALLALPVIGGPSLSVSYIGMFLVFLYIWLPFMILPIEAALERVPRTVTDASADLGAHPGMTFRKVVLPLAFPGVVAGSIFTFSLTLGDYIIPGVVGSSRLFIGQAVYLHQGTAGNLPLAAAFSTVPIVIMAAYLMIAKRLGAFNAL, encoded by the coding sequence ATGACCGGCCCGTCCGTCTCTCCGGCTGAGACGCTGACGCCACCGTCCGGTGATGCCGGCGGGTCCGCTCCTGGGATCGGCCGTCGCATCTCACGCTGGTTCTACGGCCGCCCGGGCGTCTTTCTTCTGCTTCTCCTGCTGCCGCCGCTTCTCTGGCTCGGTATCGTCTATGTCGGCTCGCTGTTTGCTCTTCTGCTGAACTCTTTCTTCGCCGTCGACCCGTTCACCGGGATGGTGAAATACGAGCTGACCCTGGCGACCTGGAAGCAGCTCTTCACCCTCGCCAATCTCGACATCATCATGCGCACGGTGACGATGGCCGCCTGCGTGACGATTGGCGCGGCGATCATCGGCTTTCCGCTGGCGCATTACATGGCGCGCTATGCCGGCCCCCGCATCAAGGGGCTTCTCTATCTCGCGGTGATGCTGCCGCTGTGGTCGAGCTATCTCGTCCGCCTCTATGCCTGGAAGCTGATCCTCGCCAAGGAAGGCATCATCAGCTGGATCGCGGCCCATACCGGCCTGAGCTGGCTTCTTGACGCTCTCCTGGCGCTGCCGGTCATCGGCGGTCCGAGCCTCTCCGTCAGCTATATCGGCATGTTCCTGGTGTTTCTCTACATCTGGCTGCCGTTCATGATCCTGCCGATCGAGGCGGCGCTCGAACGTGTGCCGCGCACGGTGACGGATGCCTCGGCCGATCTCGGGGCGCACCCCGGGATGACCTTTCGCAAGGTGGTTCTGCCGCTCGCCTTCCCGGGCGTCGTTGCAGGCTCGATCTTCACCTTCTCGCTGACGCTTGGCGATTACATCATCCCGGGCGTCGTCGGCTCGTCGCGGCTTTTCATCGGCCAGGCGGTCTATCTGCATCAGGGAACGGCCGGCAACCTGCCTCTGGCGGCGGCTTTCTCCACCGTGCCGATCGTCATCATGGCGGCCTATCTGATGATCGCCAAACGTCTGGGGGCTTTCAATGCGCTCTAG